A window from Hemicordylus capensis ecotype Gifberg chromosome 2, rHemCap1.1.pri, whole genome shotgun sequence encodes these proteins:
- the LOC128345835 gene encoding lysozyme C, milk isozyme-like, with protein MKVLALTIFCLLIAVNEAKVYERCELARLLKRHGMDRYYGYSLANWVCMAYYESRFNSRVVGPRNSNGSHDYGIFQINSRWWCSNGQGKTSNGCKSSCSKFINDDITDDIACAKRIVRDPNRMDAWVAWRKYCKGKDLSKWTHGCNV; from the exons ATGAAGGTTCTGGCTCTCACCATCTTCTGCCTGCTCATTGCAGTGAATGAAGCCAAGGTATATGAGAGATGTGAACTTGCTCGGCTTTTGAAACGGCATGGGATGGATCGCTACTATGGCTACAGCCTGGCCAACT GGGTCTGTATGGCTTATTATGAAAGTCGATTCAACAGCAGGGTTGTAGGGCCAAGAAACAGTAATGGCAGCCATGACTATGGGATTTTCCAGATCAACAGCCGATGGTGGTGCTCCAATGGACAAGGCAAAACAAGTAATGGTTGCAAGTCGTCATGCAGCA AATTCATAAATGACGACATCACAGATGATATTGCGTGTGCTAAGAGAATCGTCCGTGACCCCAACAGGATGGATGCCTG GGTAGCTTGGAGAAAATATTGCAAAGGAAAAGATCTTTCAAAATGGACTCATGGCTGCAACGTCTGA